From Novosphingobium decolorationis, one genomic window encodes:
- a CDS encoding carotenoid oxygenase family protein, whose product MSHFPDSPSFTGFNTPSRIEADIADLAHEGAIPEALSGAFYRVQPDPQFPPRLGDDIAFNGDGMITRFHIHDGQCDFRQRWARTDKWNREHEAGKALFGAYRNPLTDDPSVKGEYRSTANTNAWIYAGKLWAMKEDSPALLMDPVTMETTGFETFGGTMRGQTFTAHPKIDPLTGNMVAIGYAASGLCTDDVAYYEVNPQGELIREVWFKVPYYCMMHDFAITEDYLVIHIVPSIGSWERLEKGLPHFGFDTTKPVHLGVLPRREGVSGDEIRWFTRDNCFASHVLNAWQEGSKIHFLTCEAKNNMFPFFPDIHGEPFNGMEAMSYPTDWTVDMASNEDAFEAVTKLSETACEFPRIDDRFTGQQTRYGWFLEMDMKRPVELRGGSAGGLLMNCLFLKDFATGEEQHWWCGPVSSLQEPCFVPRSAEGEEGDGWIVQVCNRLEEHTSDLLIFDALDIAKGPVATVHIPIRLRFGLHGNWVDAQDIGLAA is encoded by the coding sequence ATGTCCCACTTCCCCGACAGCCCGAGTTTCACCGGGTTCAACACGCCGTCGCGCATCGAGGCCGACATCGCCGACCTTGCCCACGAAGGCGCGATTCCCGAAGCCCTGAGCGGCGCATTCTACCGCGTCCAGCCCGATCCGCAGTTCCCGCCGCGGCTGGGCGATGACATCGCCTTCAACGGCGATGGCATGATCACCCGCTTCCACATCCACGACGGCCAGTGTGATTTTCGCCAGCGCTGGGCCAGGACCGACAAGTGGAACCGGGAACACGAAGCGGGTAAGGCTCTCTTCGGGGCCTACCGCAATCCCCTCACCGACGACCCGTCCGTCAAGGGCGAGTACCGCTCCACCGCCAACACCAACGCGTGGATCTACGCGGGCAAGCTCTGGGCGATGAAGGAGGATAGCCCGGCTCTCCTGATGGACCCGGTGACGATGGAAACCACCGGCTTCGAGACCTTCGGCGGCACGATGAGGGGCCAGACCTTCACCGCCCACCCCAAGATCGATCCCCTTACCGGCAACATGGTCGCCATCGGCTACGCCGCCTCGGGGCTGTGCACCGACGATGTCGCCTACTACGAGGTCAACCCGCAAGGAGAACTGATCCGCGAGGTCTGGTTCAAGGTCCCCTACTACTGCATGATGCACGACTTCGCGATCACCGAGGACTACCTCGTCATCCACATCGTGCCTTCGATCGGCAGCTGGGAGCGGCTCGAGAAGGGCCTCCCCCACTTCGGTTTCGACACGACCAAGCCGGTACACCTCGGCGTCCTCCCCCGCCGCGAGGGTGTTTCCGGCGACGAGATCCGCTGGTTCACCCGCGACAACTGCTTTGCCAGCCACGTCCTCAACGCCTGGCAGGAGGGATCGAAGATCCACTTCCTGACCTGCGAGGCGAAGAACAACATGTTCCCCTTCTTTCCCGACATCCACGGCGAGCCCTTCAACGGCATGGAGGCGATGAGCTACCCGACCGACTGGACGGTGGACATGGCCAGCAACGAGGACGCCTTCGAGGCGGTCACGAAGCTGAGCGAGACGGCCTGCGAATTTCCCCGCATCGACGACCGCTTCACCGGCCAGCAGACCCGCTACGGCTGGTTCCTCGAGATGGACATGAAGCGCCCCGTCGAATTGCGCGGCGGCAGCGCAGGCGGTCTTCTGATGAACTGCCTGTTCCTCAAGGACTTCGCAACCGGCGAGGAGCAGCACTGGTGGTGCGGCCCGGTTTCCAGCCTGCAGGAACCCTGCTTCGTGCCCCGCAGCGCCGAGGGCGAGGAAGGCGATGGCTGGATCGTCCAGGTCTGCAACCGCCTCGAAGAGCACACCAGCGACCTCCTGATCTTCGATGCCCTCGACATTGCCAAAGGCCCCGTCGCGACCGTCCACATCCCGATCCGCCTGCGCTTCGGCCTCCACGGCAACTGGGTTGACGCCCAGGACATCGGCCTCGCCGCCTAG
- a CDS encoding MarR family winged helix-turn-helix transcriptional regulator — protein MNAPLPLTEVPTATSIDHVLDLHLRLAQGAVQRRFSDIFSDLGITQTQLTTMILIQENAGTSQSDIGRTLQMDRATVMGIINRLEGRGLIQRGQSPTDKRRQTLAITEAGTAMLSIARERSTELGNWLKERFSDAEFHMLAALLKRIHEVDIKAF, from the coding sequence ATGAACGCCCCCCTCCCTTTGACCGAAGTGCCCACTGCGACGAGCATCGATCATGTGCTCGACCTACATCTTCGCCTGGCGCAGGGCGCGGTACAACGGCGGTTTTCCGACATTTTCAGCGACCTGGGGATCACCCAGACCCAGCTTACCACGATGATCCTGATCCAGGAGAACGCAGGCACCTCGCAGAGCGATATCGGCCGCACGCTGCAGATGGACCGCGCCACGGTGATGGGCATCATCAACCGCCTCGAAGGGCGTGGACTTATCCAACGCGGCCAGTCGCCGACCGACAAGCGCCGCCAGACGCTCGCCATCACCGAGGCGGGCACGGCGATGCTCTCGATTGCGCGTGAGCGCAGCACCGAGCTTGGCAACTGGCTCAAGGAGCGCTTTTCCGATGCCGAGTTCCACATGCTCGCCGCCCTCCTGAAACGCATTCACGAGGTCGACATCAAGGCCTTCTGA
- a CDS encoding acyl-CoA dehydrogenase, with protein sequence MDYQPHCDALARHLEIAPFLEELAATGIEVDQETWQQILLEAAKLAEGVIAPVDRVMDEVGAKIVDGRVKTVPGHKEAWEQFAQGGWIGLPLPEELGGMALPLVLQNACEELFNRASPAFSMLGTPGRTAAEMLVASAPAEIAGEWVPRLVSGEWGATICISEPDAGSDVGRIRIRAVSDGAGGWRITGEKCWISFGDHDLTQRIGHCMLARSNEQPGVRGLSLFLVPDSIEDGTRNGAFVRRIEEKLGLHGSPTCVMGYEDAQGTLIGPEGRGLQTLFHMMLRMRLSCGPQGIGVAANAFDRALRYAGERRQGGAPTDKPVLIREHADVQRMLLGMAGRIEAARGVSLACGNILQLSERAEDPAEKARWASLAQFLLPIAKDMSARLAFDCASEAVQVFGGAGYTREWPVEQTLRDARVFAVFEGTSGIQAIDMVHRRLWREKGEGLGHFLAIARGEGDLGDTEAAAQLGASLDTLEAVAAQMAQMEGSGRDGDAGALAFLDLCGACVGGWIAGRLVRDAGEDPAGARLKAAARFYLAELPARTEALGRLATLGERRLEGFAAFVED encoded by the coding sequence TTGGATTACCAGCCGCATTGCGATGCCCTTGCCCGTCACCTGGAGATTGCGCCGTTCCTGGAGGAGCTGGCCGCCACGGGAATCGAGGTCGACCAGGAGACATGGCAGCAGATCCTCCTGGAGGCTGCCAAGCTGGCCGAAGGCGTGATCGCGCCGGTGGACCGCGTGATGGACGAGGTCGGCGCCAAGATCGTCGATGGGCGTGTGAAGACGGTGCCCGGCCACAAGGAGGCTTGGGAGCAGTTCGCGCAAGGTGGCTGGATCGGCCTTCCTTTGCCGGAGGAGTTGGGCGGCATGGCGCTGCCACTCGTCCTGCAGAACGCGTGCGAGGAACTGTTCAACCGGGCCTCCCCCGCCTTTTCGATGCTGGGAACTCCCGGGCGCACCGCGGCCGAGATGCTGGTGGCCAGCGCACCGGCGGAAATCGCGGGCGAGTGGGTGCCGCGGCTCGTCAGCGGCGAATGGGGCGCGACGATCTGCATTTCCGAGCCCGATGCGGGCTCCGACGTCGGGCGCATTCGGATCCGGGCGGTCTCCGATGGCGCGGGCGGATGGCGGATCACCGGCGAAAAGTGCTGGATCTCCTTTGGCGACCATGACCTGACCCAGCGCATCGGCCACTGCATGCTCGCGCGTTCGAACGAGCAGCCTGGCGTGCGGGGTCTCAGCCTCTTTCTCGTGCCTGACAGCATCGAGGATGGCACGCGCAACGGCGCCTTCGTGCGACGGATCGAGGAAAAGCTGGGTCTGCACGGCTCGCCGACTTGCGTGATGGGCTACGAGGATGCGCAAGGCACTCTGATCGGTCCGGAGGGGCGCGGTTTGCAGACGCTGTTCCACATGATGCTGCGCATGCGCCTCTCGTGTGGTCCGCAGGGCATCGGTGTCGCCGCCAACGCCTTCGACCGCGCGCTGCGCTATGCCGGAGAGCGCCGGCAGGGCGGGGCGCCGACCGACAAGCCCGTTCTCATCCGTGAGCATGCCGATGTTCAGCGCATGCTGCTGGGCATGGCCGGGCGCATCGAGGCGGCGCGCGGTGTGTCGCTCGCCTGCGGCAACATCCTGCAACTGAGCGAACGGGCCGAGGATCCCGCCGAAAAGGCGCGCTGGGCTTCGCTTGCCCAGTTCCTGCTGCCGATTGCCAAGGACATGTCGGCCAGGCTCGCCTTCGATTGCGCGAGCGAGGCGGTGCAGGTCTTCGGCGGGGCGGGCTACACCCGCGAATGGCCGGTCGAGCAGACCTTGCGCGATGCGCGCGTGTTTGCCGTCTTCGAAGGCACCAGCGGCATCCAGGCCATCGACATGGTCCACCGCCGTCTCTGGCGCGAGAAGGGGGAGGGGCTGGGCCACTTCCTTGCGATCGCGCGGGGTGAGGGCGATTTGGGCGATACGGAAGCGGCCGCGCAACTGGGCGCAAGCCTCGACACGCTTGAGGCCGTCGCGGCGCAGATGGCGCAGATGGAAGGTTCGGGGCGCGATGGCGATGCCGGGGCGCTGGCCTTCCTCGACCTGTGCGGTGCCTGTGTCGGCGGCTGGATCGCGGGGCGTCTGGTACGCGACGCTGGCGAGGATCCGGCAGGTGCACGCCTCAAGGCCGCAGCGCGCTTCTACCTGGCCGAACTCCCGGCCCGCACAGAGGCGCTGGGCCGACTGGCAACGCTGGGCGAACGTCGCCTTGAAGGTTTCGCGGCGTTCGTCGAAGATTGA
- a CDS encoding MFS transporter: MSRGQIIAVAIMVGLNALDGFDVLSISFASPGIATEWGIDRVALGAVLSMELIGMAVGSVVLGGVADRIGRRRTILGCLVVMALGMAMVTQTASVTVLSIWRVLTGLGIGGMLASINAVTAEFASTRRRTLAMGIMVIGYPLGAVIGGLISAELLVLFDWRAIFWFGALLTAIFIPLVWIFVPESVHYTLVHRNPDTLARINALLARFGHGAVSVLPPVREEEEKASIADILRPGLMATTLLVTFAYFAHIVSFYFILKWTPKIVVDLGFPPPEAASVLVWANMGGVLGGAIFGFAVQRLPLKGATVTMLFGASIMVALFGAAGANTLVGLSALAFASGLFTNSAVSGLYTLFARVFPTHVRATGTGFAIGIGRGGAALSPILAGALFEWGLSLALVATTIALGSLTAAFALLALRFQPRD, encoded by the coding sequence ATGTCGCGGGGGCAGATCATTGCCGTGGCCATCATGGTTGGTCTCAACGCGCTCGACGGGTTCGATGTGCTGTCGATCAGCTTCGCCTCGCCGGGCATCGCGACCGAGTGGGGGATCGACCGGGTGGCGCTGGGTGCGGTGCTCTCGATGGAGCTCATCGGCATGGCCGTGGGCTCGGTGGTGCTGGGCGGCGTCGCCGACCGGATCGGTCGGCGCCGCACGATCCTGGGGTGCCTGGTTGTCATGGCGCTGGGCATGGCGATGGTGACGCAGACCGCCAGCGTGACCGTACTTTCGATCTGGCGTGTCCTCACGGGGCTCGGCATCGGCGGCATGCTGGCCTCGATCAACGCGGTCACGGCCGAGTTCGCCAGTACGCGACGGCGCACGCTCGCCATGGGCATCATGGTCATCGGCTACCCGCTGGGCGCGGTCATCGGTGGCCTCATTTCAGCCGAGCTTCTCGTCCTTTTCGACTGGCGCGCGATCTTCTGGTTCGGTGCGCTCCTCACCGCCATCTTCATCCCGCTGGTCTGGATCTTCGTGCCCGAGAGCGTCCATTATACGCTCGTGCACCGAAACCCCGATACGCTGGCGCGGATTAACGCCCTGCTCGCTCGCTTCGGGCACGGTGCGGTCTCGGTTCTCCCGCCGGTGCGCGAAGAGGAGGAGAAGGCCTCCATCGCCGACATCCTGCGCCCGGGTCTGATGGCAACGACGCTTCTCGTGACCTTCGCCTACTTCGCGCACATCGTCAGCTTCTACTTCATCCTGAAGTGGACGCCCAAGATCGTGGTCGATCTCGGCTTCCCGCCGCCTGAGGCCGCCAGCGTGCTCGTCTGGGCCAACATGGGCGGCGTGCTGGGAGGGGCGATCTTCGGCTTTGCCGTGCAGCGCCTGCCGCTGAAGGGGGCGACCGTCACCATGCTGTTCGGCGCTTCGATCATGGTCGCGCTGTTCGGTGCGGCGGGGGCGAACACGCTCGTCGGCCTTTCCGCGCTGGCCTTCGCTTCGGGGCTCTTCACCAATAGCGCGGTCTCGGGTCTCTACACGCTTTTTGCGCGGGTCTTCCCGACCCATGTGCGCGCGACCGGCACCGGCTTTGCCATCGGTATCGGACGCGGCGGGGCGGCGCTTTCGCCGATCCTCGCCGGTGCGCTGTTCGAGTGGGGGCTCTCGCTCGCCCTGGTTGCGACCACCATCGCTCTGGGCTCGCTCACAGCGGCCTTCGCGCTTCTGGCGCTGCGCTTCCAGCCGCGCGACTGA
- a CDS encoding nuclear transport factor 2 family protein, whose amino-acid sequence MGEIRMTDVLDKAATARLDALEHRVGELEDINAIRRLHWAYGYYIDFNQPEEVAQLFSEDGVVVFLSGEYVGHAGVKRLYGDWIAGRFTGGRPGPVDGLLLDHFQMQDIITVAPDRQTAKGRFRGMLFGGWHDDFQDTREEIMPQQFMEAGIYENDYVRENGVWKIKRLDYMMQWQSNYEDGWAHTTSHLQPAAKTFPEDPLGPDRLLPESEHRPTWPFRRDVPMHFAHPRFGAVLAGQQAS is encoded by the coding sequence ATGGGAGAGATTCGCATGACCGACGTGCTCGACAAGGCCGCGACCGCGCGCCTCGATGCGCTGGAACACCGTGTGGGCGAACTGGAGGACATCAACGCCATCCGCCGCCTGCACTGGGCCTACGGCTACTACATCGACTTCAACCAGCCCGAGGAAGTGGCGCAGCTCTTTTCCGAGGATGGCGTCGTCGTCTTCCTTTCGGGAGAATATGTCGGTCATGCCGGTGTGAAGCGTCTTTACGGCGACTGGATCGCGGGGCGCTTCACGGGCGGGCGTCCGGGCCCGGTGGACGGTCTGCTCCTGGATCACTTCCAGATGCAGGACATCATCACCGTCGCGCCCGATCGCCAGACCGCGAAGGGCCGCTTCCGCGGCATGCTGTTCGGCGGCTGGCACGACGATTTCCAGGACACGCGCGAGGAGATCATGCCCCAGCAGTTCATGGAAGCGGGCATCTACGAGAACGACTACGTGCGCGAGAACGGCGTGTGGAAGATCAAGCGCCTCGACTACATGATGCAGTGGCAGTCCAACTACGAGGACGGCTGGGCGCACACCACCTCGCACCTTCAGCCCGCCGCCAAGACTTTCCCGGAAGACCCGCTGGGCCCCGACCGCCTGCTTCCTGAAAGCGAGCATCGCCCGACCTGGCCGTTCCGTCGTGACGTGCCTATGCACTTCGCGCACCCGCGTTTCGGCGCCGTTCTGGCGGGGCAGCAGGCCTCCTGA
- a CDS encoding SDR family oxidoreductase — MGETTKRHEGRVAFITGGVSGLGFGIARALSNAGFRLALSYRNEDYRAQAEDWFREEKREIPLFVKLDVTDRARFAEVAEEIEAAFGRLHVLVNNAGVSVFGPTDTATHADYDWIMGVNFGGVANGLVALLPLLKRTGKGGHVVNVASMAAYLSGPQAGIYTASKFAVRGLTESLRYNLAPEGIGVSLLCPGLTRTNAWDSAFRRPDAFAHSGFEDIDPEALTEFGKAFDLGMDPLEVGEKTLKGIEENRGLIFSHPEYAEDFEEIYRTSLAALPDEEAPPERLEIERLRREANRASAAGQAISLADLT; from the coding sequence ATGGGAGAGACGACAAAACGCCACGAAGGGCGGGTAGCCTTCATCACCGGCGGCGTATCGGGCCTCGGCTTCGGGATTGCGCGCGCCCTGTCGAACGCGGGCTTTCGGCTTGCTCTCAGCTACCGCAACGAAGATTACCGCGCGCAGGCGGAAGATTGGTTTCGCGAGGAAAAGCGGGAAATCCCCTTGTTCGTGAAGCTCGATGTCACCGACCGTGCCCGCTTTGCCGAAGTGGCCGAGGAAATCGAGGCTGCCTTCGGCCGGCTTCACGTGCTGGTCAACAACGCAGGCGTCTCGGTGTTCGGGCCGACCGACACCGCCACCCACGCCGATTACGACTGGATCATGGGGGTGAATTTCGGAGGTGTTGCAAATGGTCTTGTCGCCCTCCTTCCGCTCCTGAAGCGCACTGGCAAGGGCGGTCACGTCGTCAATGTCGCCTCGATGGCGGCGTACCTGTCGGGTCCGCAGGCGGGCATCTACACCGCGAGCAAGTTCGCCGTGCGCGGCCTGACCGAGAGCCTGCGCTACAACCTCGCGCCCGAAGGTATCGGGGTCTCGCTGCTGTGCCCGGGGCTTACCCGCACCAACGCGTGGGACAGTGCGTTTCGCCGCCCGGACGCCTTTGCGCACAGCGGGTTCGAGGACATCGATCCCGAGGCCCTGACCGAATTCGGCAAGGCCTTTGATCTTGGCATGGACCCGCTTGAAGTGGGCGAGAAGACCTTGAAGGGCATCGAGGAGAACCGCGGGCTGATCTTCTCGCACCCCGAGTACGCGGAAGACTTCGAGGAGATCTACCGGACTTCGCTCGCCGCGCTTCCCGACGAGGAGGCCCCGCCCGAGCGCCTCGAGATCGAACGGCTGCGCCGCGAGGCCAACCGCGCCTCGGCCGCAGGACAGGCGATCTCGCTCGCGGACCTCACCTGA
- a CDS encoding aldehyde dehydrogenase family protein — protein MKSYLQNYIDGKWVDSTGGVKHTVINPATEGPASEIVLGTSADVDAAVSAARAAFETFSQTTREERMELLGKVIEAYKARIPDIAEAIAVEMGCPISTASTAQAGSGLGHLAQALAALEKFEFSEQVGDNVVVREPIGVVGLITPWNWPMNQIVAKVGPCLAAGCTMILKPSEEAPSSAAIFAEVLEAAGVPAGVFNLVQGDGPGVGTALAAHPGIDMISFTGSTRAGIMVAKNAADTVKRVAQELGGKSPNIILEGTPLDKALPDGVGGVLLNSGQSCVAPTRMLVHVSQHDEAAAEVGKMFAEKPVGDPMSEGPHIGPVVNKAQWEKIQGLIQKGIDEGATLVTGGTGRPKGFEHGFYVKPTVFSNVTPDMAIAQEEIFGPVLVIMPYTDEDDAVRIANDTPYGLGAYIAGDPAKASKLVGKLRAGAVFVNAGGLVMDMPFGGYKQSGNGREFGKFGLEEFLEVKAVIGTYVPENA, from the coding sequence ATGAAGAGCTATCTCCAGAACTACATCGATGGAAAGTGGGTCGACAGCACCGGGGGCGTGAAGCACACCGTCATCAACCCGGCGACCGAAGGCCCGGCGAGCGAGATCGTGCTGGGCACCAGCGCGGATGTCGATGCGGCGGTCAGCGCCGCGCGCGCGGCTTTTGAAACCTTCAGCCAGACCACGCGCGAGGAGCGCATGGAACTGCTGGGCAAGGTGATCGAGGCTTACAAGGCCCGTATCCCCGACATTGCCGAAGCCATTGCCGTGGAAATGGGCTGCCCGATCTCCACCGCCTCGACCGCACAAGCGGGCTCGGGCCTGGGGCACCTTGCCCAGGCCCTTGCCGCGCTTGAGAAGTTCGAGTTCTCCGAGCAGGTGGGCGACAACGTCGTGGTGCGTGAGCCCATCGGCGTGGTCGGCCTCATCACCCCGTGGAACTGGCCGATGAACCAGATCGTCGCCAAGGTGGGCCCGTGCCTTGCGGCTGGCTGCACGATGATCCTCAAGCCATCCGAGGAAGCGCCGAGCTCGGCCGCGATCTTCGCGGAGGTGCTGGAAGCCGCAGGCGTTCCTGCCGGTGTCTTCAACCTCGTTCAGGGCGATGGTCCGGGCGTGGGCACCGCTCTTGCCGCGCATCCGGGTATCGACATGATCAGCTTCACCGGCTCCACCCGGGCGGGCATCATGGTCGCCAAGAACGCGGCCGACACGGTCAAGCGCGTGGCGCAGGAACTGGGCGGCAAGTCGCCCAACATCATCCTGGAAGGCACGCCGCTCGACAAGGCGCTGCCCGACGGCGTGGGCGGTGTACTTCTGAACTCGGGCCAGTCCTGCGTGGCCCCGACCCGCATGCTTGTCCATGTCTCGCAGCATGACGAGGCTGCAGCGGAAGTGGGCAAGATGTTTGCCGAAAAGCCCGTGGGCGATCCCATGAGCGAAGGCCCGCACATCGGCCCGGTCGTCAACAAGGCCCAGTGGGAGAAGATCCAGGGCCTGATCCAGAAGGGCATCGACGAAGGCGCGACGCTTGTCACCGGGGGGACCGGCCGCCCGAAGGGCTTCGAGCATGGCTTCTACGTGAAGCCCACGGTGTTCTCCAACGTGACGCCCGACATGGCCATCGCGCAGGAAGAGATCTTCGGCCCGGTTCTGGTGATCATGCCCTACACGGACGAGGACGATGCGGTGCGCATCGCCAACGACACGCCCTACGGCCTTGGTGCCTACATCGCGGGCGATCCGGCCAAGGCGAGCAAGCTGGTCGGCAAACTGCGCGCTGGCGCGGTCTTCGTCAACGCAGGCGGCCTGGTCATGGACATGCCGTTCGGCGGCTACAAGCAGTCGGGCAATGGCCGTGAATTTGGCAAGTTCGGGCTTGAGGAATTCCTCGAGGTCAAGGCGGTGATCGGCACCTACGTGCCCGAGAACGCCTGA
- a CDS encoding glutathione S-transferase family protein, which produces MAWDDEPEGGALRMYQIPGCPFSERVELLLDLKGLGDVLVDHEIDISKPRPDWLLKKTRGTTSLPALELENGETLKESMVIMRYIEDRFPEVPVARQDPYEHALEAMLCATDGAYTGAGYRMILNRDKARREELKAEVDAQYARLDDFLRHYSPDGVYLFDRFGWAEVAFAPMFKRLWFLEYYEDYEVPQNLTRVLLWREATLAEPVVQARHGHRELMTLYYDYTQGGGNGRLPEGRSVSSFTLDPPWRARPMPPRDKWGQGASDAELGLIPGITVRSDTVPA; this is translated from the coding sequence ATGGCATGGGACGATGAACCCGAAGGCGGCGCTTTGCGCATGTACCAGATCCCGGGCTGCCCGTTTTCCGAACGGGTGGAGCTGCTGCTCGACCTCAAAGGGCTGGGCGATGTCCTCGTCGACCACGAGATCGACATCTCCAAGCCGCGCCCGGACTGGCTCCTGAAGAAGACGCGGGGGACGACTTCGCTTCCCGCGCTGGAGTTGGAGAACGGGGAGACCTTGAAGGAGAGTATGGTCATCATGCGCTACATCGAGGACCGCTTCCCCGAAGTGCCGGTCGCGCGCCAGGATCCCTACGAGCACGCTCTCGAGGCGATGCTGTGCGCAACTGATGGCGCCTACACCGGAGCGGGCTATCGCATGATCCTGAACCGGGACAAGGCCAGGCGCGAGGAATTGAAGGCCGAGGTCGACGCGCAGTACGCCCGGCTCGACGATTTCCTGCGGCACTACAGCCCGGATGGGGTCTACCTGTTCGACCGTTTCGGCTGGGCCGAAGTGGCCTTTGCGCCGATGTTCAAGCGGCTGTGGTTCCTCGAATACTACGAGGACTACGAGGTGCCGCAGAACCTGACGCGGGTGCTTTTGTGGCGCGAGGCGACATTGGCCGAGCCCGTGGTGCAGGCGCGCCACGGCCACCGCGAGCTGATGACGCTCTACTACGACTACACCCAGGGCGGTGGAAACGGACGTCTGCCCGAAGGGCGCAGCGTCTCCAGCTTTACCCTCGATCCGCCGTGGCGCGCGAGGCCCATGCCGCCGCGTGACAAGTGGGGGCAGGGCGCCAGCGATGCCGAGCTCGGGCTGATCCCGGGCATTACTGTCCGTTCGGACACAGTGCCCGCCTGA
- a CDS encoding beta-etherase produces the protein MAKDNRITLYDLQLASGCTISPFVWRTKYALAHKGFDMDIVPGGFTGIAERTGGRSERAPVIVDDGKWVLDSWKIAEYLDETYPDRPMLFEGPSMKVLTKFLDAWLWKTIIAPWFRCYILDYHDLSLPQDHAYVRESRETMFLGGQKLEDVQAGREDRLPHVPPLLEPLRQLLRDTPWLGGATPNYADYTALAIFLWTGSVCTTPPLTEDDPLRDWLDRGFDLYGGLGRHPGMHTLFGLKLREGDPEPFDRTGLGIEPAPVNQGSAEPATAN, from the coding sequence ATGGCCAAGGACAACCGCATAACGCTTTACGATCTGCAGCTTGCCTCGGGCTGCACGATCAGCCCCTTCGTGTGGCGCACCAAGTATGCGCTGGCGCACAAGGGCTTCGACATGGATATCGTGCCGGGCGGCTTTACCGGCATTGCCGAGCGCACGGGGGGGCGTTCCGAACGTGCGCCGGTGATCGTCGACGATGGCAAGTGGGTGCTCGACAGCTGGAAGATCGCTGAATACCTCGACGAGACCTATCCTGATCGCCCGATGCTGTTCGAGGGCCCTTCCATGAAGGTGCTCACCAAGTTCCTCGATGCCTGGCTCTGGAAGACGATCATCGCACCGTGGTTCCGCTGCTACATCCTCGACTACCATGATCTGTCGTTGCCGCAGGACCATGCCTACGTGCGCGAATCGCGCGAGACGATGTTCCTGGGCGGGCAGAAGCTGGAGGATGTGCAGGCGGGCCGCGAGGATCGGCTTCCGCACGTGCCGCCGTTGCTGGAGCCGCTGCGCCAGCTGCTGCGCGATACGCCCTGGCTGGGCGGTGCGACACCCAACTACGCGGACTACACTGCGCTCGCCATCTTCCTGTGGACCGGCTCTGTGTGCACCACGCCGCCGCTCACCGAGGATGACCCCTTGCGCGACTGGCTCGACCGCGGCTTCGACCTTTACGGCGGGCTGGGGCGTCATCCGGGCATGCACACGCTGTTCGGCCTGAAGCTGCGCGAGGGCGATCCCGAGCCCTTCGACCGCACCGGCCTCGGCATCGAGCCGGCGCCGGTCAACCAGGGCTCGGCCGAGCCGGCTACGGCGAACTGA
- a CDS encoding glutathione S-transferase family protein has protein sequence MLTLYSFGPGANSLKPLLALYEKGLEFTPRFVDPTKFEHHEEWFKKINPRGQVPALDHDGNVITESTVICEYLEDAFPDAPRLRPTDPVQIAEMRVWTKWVDEYFCWCVSTIGWERGIGPMARALSDEEFEEKVKRIPIPEQQAKWRSARAGFPKEVLNEEMRKIRVSIDRLEKRLSESTWLAGEDYTLADICNFAIANGMEKGFDDIVNTAATPNLVAWIERINARPACIEMFAKSKSEFAARKPFAKSEEQAQA, from the coding sequence ATGTTGACGCTGTACAGCTTTGGCCCCGGAGCCAATTCGCTTAAGCCCCTGCTGGCCCTTTACGAGAAAGGCCTCGAATTTACGCCGCGCTTCGTCGATCCGACCAAGTTCGAGCATCACGAGGAATGGTTCAAGAAGATCAACCCGCGCGGCCAGGTTCCCGCGCTCGATCACGATGGCAACGTCATCACCGAATCGACGGTGATTTGCGAATACCTCGAAGACGCCTTCCCCGATGCGCCCCGGCTGCGTCCCACCGACCCTGTGCAGATCGCCGAGATGCGCGTGTGGACCAAGTGGGTGGACGAATACTTCTGCTGGTGCGTCTCCACCATCGGCTGGGAGCGCGGCATCGGTCCGATGGCCCGCGCGCTCTCGGACGAGGAGTTCGAGGAAAAGGTCAAGCGCATCCCGATCCCTGAGCAGCAGGCCAAGTGGCGCAGCGCCCGCGCCGGCTTCCCCAAGGAGGTTCTGAACGAGGAAATGCGCAAGATCCGCGTGTCCATCGACCGTCTCGAAAAGCGCCTTTCCGAAAGCACCTGGCTGGCGGGCGAGGACTATACGCTTGCCGACATCTGCAACTTCGCCATCGCCAACGGCATGGAGAAGGGCTTTGATGACATCGTCAATACGGCCGCTACGCCCAACCTTGTCGCCTGGATCGAACGCATCAACGCGCGTCCCGCCTGCATCGAGATGTTCGCCAAGTCCAAGAGCGAGTTCGCCGCGCGCAAGCCCTTCGCCAAGAGCGAAGAGCAGGCACAGGCCTGA